Proteins from a single region of Candidatus Omnitrophota bacterium:
- a CDS encoding XRE family transcriptional regulator, translating into MDINNVDQQINCFIGRRITELRLQKGWSQSQLAEAIGKDSATAISYFESGARKVSIDDLIKIAKVFDKTIADFLPRTATDQVEPKDFALKLRSNYNSLDKETEKSILDFTELAKKKFGKNK; encoded by the coding sequence GTGGACATCAATAATGTTGATCAGCAGATAAATTGTTTTATAGGTCGTAGGATTACTGAGCTTAGACTGCAAAAGGGATGGTCACAATCGCAACTTGCTGAAGCTATTGGCAAAGATAGCGCAACGGCTATTTCTTATTTTGAGAGTGGAGCGAGGAAAGTCAGTATAGATGATTTAATAAAGATTGCGAAAGTTTTTGATAAAACGATTGCAGACTTTCTGCCTAGGACTGCTACAGATCAAGTTGAGCCAAAAGATTTTGCTCTAAAGCTTAGGTCAAACTACAACAGTCTTGATAAAGAAACCGAGAAAAGTATTCTAGACTTTACCGAATTAGCGAAAAAGAAGTTTGGAAAGAATAAATGA
- a CDS encoding ImmA/IrrE family metallo-endopeptidase: MIEKPRYSHASKIAQKALKEAQVNAPPVDVNKILNGLRINFLPYSFPDKVSAILLKDNNMLVIGVNKNHPPNRQRFSIAHEIGHYLLGHYKEIFVDTAEISEGRFEAADEEHNKVQEQEANYFAGELLMPSDMLKKDFLKLKNVEEIAKLYQVSKEALWIRLLKLKLV, from the coding sequence ATGATTGAAAAGCCCCGTTATTCACATGCCAGTAAGATTGCACAGAAAGCTTTAAAAGAAGCTCAAGTAAATGCTCCCCCAGTAGATGTTAATAAGATTCTCAATGGCCTGAGAATCAATTTTCTTCCCTATTCTTTTCCTGATAAGGTATCTGCGATACTTTTAAAAGATAATAATATGCTTGTAATCGGGGTTAATAAAAATCACCCTCCCAATAGACAAAGATTTTCTATAGCGCATGAAATTGGACATTATCTTCTAGGGCATTATAAAGAAATTTTTGTTGATACCGCTGAGATATCAGAAGGAAGATTTGAGGCTGCTGATGAAGAGCATAATAAGGTACAGGAACAAGAAGCAAATTATTTTGCAGGAGAACTTCTTATGCCATCGGATATGTTAAAGAAAGATTTCCTGAAACTCAAGAATGTTGAAGAGATAGCTAAATTATATCAAGTAAGTAAAGAAGCGCTCTGGATTAGATTACTAAAATTAAAACTCGTTTAA
- a CDS encoding XRE family transcriptional regulator translates to MLSEVADIDYKYIQRIEGKNPPALKIDTIDRLARALKVKPAELLNF, encoded by the coding sequence ATGCTTTCTGAGGTAGCGGATATTGATTATAAGTATATACAGAGAATTGAAGGAAAGAACCCGCCTGCTTTAAAGATTGATACGATTGACAGACTTGCCAGAGCGCTGAAAGTAAAACCTGCCGAGTTACTGAACTTTTAA
- a CDS encoding type II toxin-antitoxin system RelE/ParE family toxin, whose protein sequence is MYTLFVQKGEIVLTNFECLYYKTINGRIPVMDFIDHLSFKTQRKFYVKIDLLEEYGPRLPEPHAKKIEQDLYELRFEADDGAFRIIYFFYIGKKIILLNGFKKKTRKIPRREVELAKNRMVDYLNTLDSCVIKEK, encoded by the coding sequence TTGTACACTTTATTTGTCCAAAAGGGAGAGATAGTTTTGACAAATTTTGAATGTTTGTATTATAAGACTATAAATGGACGTATTCCAGTTATGGATTTTATCGATCATCTAAGTTTTAAAACTCAGAGAAAATTTTATGTAAAGATAGACCTGCTTGAGGAATACGGCCCTAGGCTTCCTGAGCCACATGCGAAAAAAATTGAACAAGATTTATACGAACTAAGATTTGAAGCTGATGATGGGGCTTTTAGAATTATTTACTTTTTTTATATAGGGAAAAAAATAATATTGTTGAATGGTTTTAAAAAGAAAACGAGAAAAATCCCAAGGAGAGAAGTTGAGTTAGCTAAAAATAGAATGGTAGACTATTTAAATACTTTAGATTCCTGCGTAATAAAAGAAAAATAA
- a CDS encoding XRE family transcriptional regulator, whose amino-acid sequence MIRKLKSVREHLDEKLKDPYFRELYELEQERMKISRLFIDYRAKNNLTQEELASKLGISQQYISKLEEGIFSNIRDVAKILLAIGYKIEFKIINIPSKISKIIRNKLQVA is encoded by the coding sequence ATGATACGAAAACTTAAAAGTGTTAGAGAACACCTAGATGAAAAATTAAAAGATCCATATTTTAGAGAACTTTATGAACTTGAGCAAGAAAGAATGAAGATATCAAGGTTATTTATTGACTATCGTGCGAAGAATAATTTAACCCAGGAAGAATTAGCTTCTAAATTGGGTATCAGCCAGCAGTATATTTCTAAGCTCGAAGAGGGAATTTTTAGTAATATTCGAGATGTCGCCAAGATTTTGCTTGCTATCGGTTATAAGATCGAATTTAAAATAATAAATATTCCTAGCAAGATTAGTAAGATTATAAGAAACAAACTACAGGTAGCTTAA
- a CDS encoding archease, protein MDKDNFEILEHTADIRVRVKGEDLKELFSNSAHAMFSIVAARIGNDSVPEEFLIELDGNNYEELLINWLNELLSLSAVKEKIFQDFSFSLLDGQHLKAKASGFDNTDYEIKTEIKAATYHQLKIERKAEFWQAEVIFDT, encoded by the coding sequence ATGGATAAGGATAATTTCGAAATATTAGAGCATACTGCAGATATCAGAGTAAGGGTTAAGGGAGAAGACCTTAAGGAGCTTTTTTCTAATTCGGCGCATGCCATGTTTTCTATTGTTGCTGCCAGGATTGGAAATGACTCTGTTCCTGAGGAATTCTTAATTGAGCTTGATGGCAATAATTATGAGGAGCTGCTTATAAATTGGTTGAATGAATTATTGTCTCTTTCTGCCGTAAAAGAGAAGATTTTCCAGGATTTTAGCTTTAGCCTTTTAGATGGACAACACCTAAAGGCAAAAGCATCCGGGTTTGATAATACGGACTATGAAATAAAAACCGAGATTAAAGCCGCAACTTACCACCAGCTTAAGATAGAGAGAAAGGCAGAATTTTGGCAGGCGGAGGTTATATTTGATACCTGA
- a CDS encoding RtcB family protein, whose product MRVPGIIYADERLLKDIYKDKALEQVANVAFLPGIVNASMAMPDIHWGYGFPIGGVAATDIEDGGVVSPGGVGFDINCGVRLMRTNLEFDEIKPKLKDLVYALFSNVPSGVGSKGEIRVSAKEEKEILLKGSKWAVQNGYGVEEDLKFTEENGAIHGADPACVSDRAYDRGKAQSGTLGSGNHFLEVQVIDQLYDRDICDAFGFDLGQVTVMIHSGSRGFGYQICEDYSKNMIHCLQKYNLNVPDRQLACAPVNSPEGKAYLGAMRCAANYAWANRQCLMHLSRLTFEKVLNKSWQKMGMSLVYDVAHNIAKIESYDVGGKSKKLCVHRKGATRAFGPGHPALPDEYKKIGQPVIIPGDMGRNSYLLIGTQQAMDETFGSTCHGAGRLKSRTAATKSINAEQLLKDLESKGIIVKASGRGTIVEEAPEAYKDVNEVVDVVHNAGISKRVCRMRPLGVIKG is encoded by the coding sequence ATGCGTGTCCCGGGGATAATTTATGCAGACGAGAGGCTGTTAAAGGATATCTACAAAGATAAAGCCCTTGAGCAGGTGGCTAATGTGGCTTTTCTTCCCGGGATAGTTAACGCGTCCATGGCAATGCCGGATATTCATTGGGGATACGGCTTTCCCATAGGCGGAGTTGCAGCTACTGATATTGAAGATGGCGGGGTCGTTTCTCCTGGCGGGGTAGGTTTTGATATAAATTGCGGAGTGCGTTTAATGCGCACTAATCTTGAATTTGATGAGATAAAACCTAAATTAAAAGACCTGGTTTATGCTTTATTCTCTAATGTGCCGTCTGGCGTGGGCTCAAAAGGAGAAATACGGGTAAGCGCAAAAGAGGAAAAAGAAATATTGCTAAAGGGTTCTAAATGGGCAGTGCAGAACGGCTATGGCGTCGAAGAAGATTTAAAATTCACCGAAGAAAATGGCGCTATACATGGAGCAGACCCTGCCTGCGTTTCTGATAGGGCTTATGACCGGGGGAAGGCTCAATCAGGGACATTGGGTTCGGGGAATCACTTCCTGGAAGTGCAGGTTATAGACCAGCTTTATGACCGGGATATTTGCGATGCCTTTGGATTTGATCTAGGCCAAGTCACTGTGATGATACACTCAGGTTCCCGGGGATTCGGTTATCAGATATGCGAAGATTATTCAAAGAATATGATTCATTGCCTGCAAAAGTACAATTTAAATGTTCCGGACCGCCAGCTTGCGTGCGCTCCGGTGAATTCTCCTGAAGGTAAAGCTTACCTTGGGGCAATGAGGTGTGCGGCAAATTACGCCTGGGCAAACAGGCAATGCCTTATGCATCTGAGCCGCCTTACATTTGAGAAAGTGTTAAATAAATCCTGGCAGAAGATGGGGATGTCTTTAGTCTATGATGTCGCGCATAATATCGCAAAAATTGAGAGTTATGATGTTGGCGGTAAAAGCAAGAAGTTATGCGTCCATAGAAAAGGTGCAACCCGGGCATTCGGGCCAGGACACCCGGCATTACCGGATGAATACAAGAAAATAGGGCAGCCTGTAATTATTCCGGGGGATATGGGCAGAAATTCTTACTTACTTATTGGCACACAACAGGCTATGGATGAGACATTTGGTTCAACCTGCCATGGCGCAGGCCGCCTTAAATCAAGGACTGCAGCTACCAAAAGCATTAATGCAGAACAATTATTGAAAGATTTGGAATCAAAAGGTATAATAGTGAAAGCCTCAGGGAGGGGCACAATCGTTGAAGAGGCGCCGGAGGCTTATAAGGATGTAAATGAAGTGGTTGATGTGGTACATAACGCAGGAATTTCTAAACGCGTCTGCAGAATGCGACCATTAGGTGTAATAAAGGGATGA
- a CDS encoding serine--tRNA ligase — translation MLDIKFIRENQELIKKSLKDRNLKIDLDKLLSVDESRRRALSEVEELRARKNKANDEITALLKAKKDAKPAIASMKKVADKIDSLESGLRESQAELDKLVLTIPNIPHDSIPRGDASNNKVVRTWGDKPPVDFKPLTHIELSSKFDIIDFPRATKITGSNFILYKGLGARLERALINFMLDLHTKKHGYTEIFPPFLVNRASMTGTGQLPKLEEDMYKLKDDDLFLIPTAEVPVTNIFRDEILDEKALPIYYTAYTACFRREAGSYGKDTKGLMRVHQFDKVEMVKFVKPESSYDELEKLLKDAEEVLQALGLPYRVVVLSTQDLSFAASKCYDIEAYACGIDKWLEVSSCSNFESFQARRANIKYRREDTKKVDYVHTLNGSGIALARTVVAILENYQQKDGSILIPEVLRPYMDGKERIF, via the coding sequence ATGCTAGATATCAAATTCATTCGTGAAAACCAGGAATTAATAAAGAAGTCGCTAAAAGACCGCAATCTTAAAATCGACTTAGATAAATTATTGTCGGTTGATGAATCGCGGCGGCGAGCCCTTTCCGAGGTTGAAGAACTAAGAGCCAGGAAGAATAAGGCTAATGATGAGATCACCGCCTTGTTAAAAGCGAAAAAAGACGCTAAGCCGGCAATAGCTTCAATGAAGAAAGTTGCAGACAAAATTGACAGCCTTGAATCCGGCTTAAGAGAATCTCAGGCAGAGTTAGATAAGCTGGTGCTTACTATACCGAATATCCCGCATGATTCTATTCCCAGAGGGGATGCCTCTAACAATAAGGTCGTACGTACCTGGGGAGATAAGCCGCCGGTAGATTTTAAGCCGCTTACACATATAGAGCTGAGTTCAAAATTCGATATTATTGATTTTCCCAGAGCCACAAAGATCACCGGTTCAAATTTTATACTTTATAAAGGCTTAGGTGCCCGCCTTGAAAGGGCATTGATAAACTTTATGCTCGATTTGCACACAAAAAAACACGGATATACCGAAATATTCCCGCCATTTTTGGTTAACCGCGCATCGATGACCGGTACGGGGCAACTGCCCAAGCTGGAAGAAGATATGTATAAACTCAAGGACGATGATTTGTTTTTAATCCCGACGGCTGAAGTCCCTGTTACTAATATCTTCAGGGATGAAATATTGGACGAAAAAGCCCTGCCTATTTATTATACTGCTTATACTGCGTGTTTTAGAAGAGAAGCCGGTTCATACGGTAAGGATACAAAGGGGCTTATGCGTGTACATCAATTTGATAAAGTTGAGATGGTTAAATTTGTCAAGCCTGAAAGTTCATATGACGAGCTTGAGAAGCTTCTAAAGGATGCGGAAGAAGTCTTGCAGGCTTTAGGCTTGCCTTACAGAGTAGTGGTGCTTTCAACACAAGATCTAAGTTTTGCTGCAAGCAAGTGTTATGATATTGAGGCTTATGCCTGCGGGATAGATAAGTGGCTTGAAGTATCAAGCTGTTCTAACTTTGAGAGTTTTCAGGCAAGAAGGGCAAATATAAAATACAGAAGAGAAGATACCAAAAAAGTCGATTACGTACATACGCTTAACGGTTCCGGTATTGCGCTTGCCCGGACCGTGGTGGCGATATTAGAAAACTACCAGCAGAAGGACGGCTCGATTCTCATACCTGAAGTACTGAGGCCGTATATGGATGGCAAAGAAAGAATTTTCTAA
- a CDS encoding inositol monophosphatase, protein MNYLKIAISAAVRAGYVHRKYFEKNIRIRNKSTSFDLVTVADVEAEREAVSFIRKNFPSHNILAEEKKYNKTLSEYTWVIDPLDGTNNFACTMPIFCSSVALRLKDEIIVGAVYDVSRNELFYAQKGKGAFLNGKRISVNNAKRLGQALLITGFYYSRGREMTDTLKAIELFFRKKILGIRRLGAAALDMCYVACGRASGFWEFELSPWDYSAGKLIIEEAGGRVTGKYGENIPLSEKHFIVSSNGKIHKDMLKVIGKIK, encoded by the coding sequence ATGAATTACCTTAAGATAGCAATAAGCGCAGCTGTGAGGGCAGGATATGTCCATCGAAAATATTTTGAAAAGAATATCAGGATAAGGAATAAAAGCACATCCTTTGACCTTGTAACGGTTGCTGATGTAGAGGCAGAACGCGAGGCAGTTTCTTTTATAAGAAAAAATTTCCCTTCTCACAACATACTTGCCGAGGAAAAGAAGTATAATAAAACTCTTTCAGAATATACCTGGGTAATAGACCCTCTTGACGGCACTAATAATTTTGCGTGCACAATGCCCATCTTCTGTTCTTCGGTAGCCCTAAGATTAAAAGACGAGATTATTGTGGGTGCGGTTTATGATGTAAGCAGGAACGAGCTTTTTTATGCGCAAAAAGGCAAAGGGGCATTTTTAAACGGCAAGCGTATATCGGTAAATAACGCAAAGCGGCTTGGGCAGGCATTATTGATTACCGGTTTTTATTACAGCCGGGGCAGGGAGATGACCGATACCCTTAAAGCTATCGAGCTATTTTTTCGTAAGAAGATACTCGGGATAAGAAGGCTGGGTGCTGCGGCATTGGATATGTGCTATGTCGCCTGCGGCAGGGCCTCAGGTTTCTGGGAATTTGAGCTCAGCCCCTGGGATTATTCGGCTGGAAAACTCATAATAGAAGAAGCAGGCGGTAGAGTTACCGGGAAGTACGGAGAGAATATTCCTTTAAGCGAAAAGCATTTTATTGTGTCTTCTAACGGCAAGATTCATAAGGATATGTTAAAGGTCATAGGAAAGATAAAATGA